A DNA window from Sulfitobacter sp. BSw21498 contains the following coding sequences:
- a CDS encoding fumarylacetoacetate hydrolase family protein: MPADDFVFLPAPQASLAVQGTDARFPIRRIFCVGRNYEAHAREMGNDPTREAPFFFTKPADAALDAPCTIPYPPQTEDLHHEIELVIAIGKGGRNIAEEDVMDHVWGASVGIDLTRRDLQAEAKKAGRPWDWGKAFDNSAPIAPLKPIADVPSIEQGRIWLAVNGTVRQDADLADLIWSVREHVAILSHSMSLAPGDIIMTGTPAGVAALVEGDVVTGGVDGIATLEVTIGPRA; this comes from the coding sequence ATGCCCGCTGATGATTTCGTATTTCTCCCTGCCCCTCAGGCCAGTCTGGCGGTGCAGGGCACAGACGCCCGCTTTCCCATTCGCCGGATTTTTTGCGTAGGCCGCAACTACGAGGCGCATGCCCGCGAGATGGGCAACGATCCGACCCGCGAGGCACCGTTCTTTTTCACCAAACCTGCCGACGCCGCGCTGGATGCGCCCTGCACGATCCCCTACCCGCCCCAGACAGAGGATCTGCACCACGAGATTGAACTGGTGATCGCCATTGGCAAAGGCGGGCGCAACATCGCCGAGGAAGACGTGATGGATCACGTCTGGGGGGCCTCTGTCGGGATCGACCTGACACGCCGCGATCTGCAGGCCGAGGCAAAGAAAGCAGGGCGCCCATGGGATTGGGGCAAAGCGTTCGACAACTCCGCCCCGATTGCGCCGCTGAAACCCATCGCCGATGTGCCATCGATTGAACAGGGACGCATCTGGCTGGCTGTGAACGGGACGGTACGGCAGGACGCCGATCTGGCAGATCTGATCTGGTCGGTGCGCGAACACGTGGCGATCTTGTCGCATTCCATGTCGCTTGCACCGGGTGATATCATCATGACGGGCACACCTGCCGGCGTTGCGGCCCTTGTCGAAGGGGATGTCGTGACCGGCGGTGTGGACGGGATCGCGACGCTTGAGGTCACGATAGGCCCACGCGCCTGA
- a CDS encoding DUF2853 family protein has protein sequence MGKRDEWIEKYADDLKTKCGMTPDMGLLTKVTIGCGPSIYNADAQTIAASQESELELVKANFLMKKLGLSDSPDLMDAIHKAVETYGKSERNKYRAVVYYMLTKHFGKESVYG, from the coding sequence ATGGGCAAGAGAGACGAATGGATCGAAAAATACGCTGACGATCTGAAAACGAAATGCGGCATGACGCCGGACATGGGCCTGCTGACAAAGGTGACCATCGGCTGCGGTCCGTCGATCTATAACGCCGACGCCCAAACCATCGCCGCGTCGCAAGAAAGCGAGCTTGAACTGGTAAAAGCCAACTTTCTGATGAAAAAGCTCGGCCTCTCTGACAGCCCTGACCTGATGGATGCAATCCATAAGGCCGTCGAAACCTACGGTAAGTCCGAGCGGAACAAATACCGCGCAGTGGTCTATTATATGCTGACCAAACACTTCGGCAAAGAATCCGTTTACGGGTAA
- a CDS encoding YciI family protein — translation MLVALIAKDKAGALSVRQENRPAHVDYLKSTGCVAQAGPLLDDTGDMIGSLVILDVADKAAAQEWADNDPYAKAGLFADVQLIPWNRVIG, via the coding sequence ATGTTGGTTGCCCTTATTGCCAAAGACAAAGCTGGCGCGCTTTCCGTGCGTCAGGAAAACCGCCCCGCCCATGTCGACTATCTGAAATCCACTGGTTGCGTGGCCCAAGCCGGCCCGCTGCTGGATGATACCGGTGACATGATCGGGTCTTTGGTCATTCTGGATGTGGCAGATAAAGCCGCAGCACAGGAATGGGCCGACAATGACCCCTATGCCAAAGCAGGGCTGTTCGCCGATGTGCAGCTGATCCCTTGGAACCGGGTGATCGGGTAG
- the tsaD gene encoding tRNA (adenosine(37)-N6)-threonylcarbamoyltransferase complex transferase subunit TsaD: protein METAMLLLGLESSCDDTAAALVRQMPGQRARVLSSVVVGQTELHASFGGVVPEIAARAHAEKLDLCVERALAEADLSLADVDGFAVTAGPGLIGGVLSGVMCAKGLSAATGKPLYGVNHLAGHALTPRLTDDVPYPYLMLLVSGGHCQFLLVHGPDRFERLGGTIDDAPGEAFDKVARLISLPQPGGPAIEQAAKAGDPKRFALPRPLLDRPDCDMSFSGLKTAVLRTRDKVIEQKGGLSVQDQADLAAGFQAAVSDVLAEKTRRALRKYLDHAPDVRTLCVAGGVAANKAIGHGLETVSRELDCAFIAPPLSLCTDNAAMIAFAAIEQSQLRGPDDLTLSARPRWPLDTSQPAMLGSGKKGAKA from the coding sequence ATGGAAACAGCCATGTTACTTCTTGGATTGGAAAGCAGCTGCGACGATACCGCCGCCGCGCTGGTACGCCAGATGCCGGGTCAGCGCGCTCGGGTGTTGTCGTCTGTCGTGGTGGGGCAAACCGAATTGCATGCCTCTTTTGGCGGTGTCGTCCCCGAGATCGCAGCACGAGCCCATGCGGAAAAATTGGACCTTTGCGTGGAAAGGGCGCTGGCCGAGGCCGATCTGTCTTTGGCAGATGTTGACGGTTTTGCCGTGACGGCGGGGCCGGGGCTGATTGGCGGCGTGCTGTCGGGGGTGATGTGCGCCAAGGGGCTGTCGGCGGCGACGGGCAAACCGCTGTACGGGGTGAACCATCTGGCCGGCCATGCGCTGACGCCACGGCTGACCGATGATGTGCCCTATCCCTATTTGATGCTGCTGGTATCGGGCGGGCATTGCCAGTTTCTGCTAGTGCATGGGCCGGACCGGTTTGAACGACTGGGTGGCACCATCGACGACGCACCGGGCGAAGCCTTTGACAAAGTTGCACGCCTGATCTCGCTGCCGCAACCGGGCGGGCCTGCGATTGAACAGGCTGCCAAGGCGGGGGACCCCAAACGCTTTGCCCTGCCGCGCCCCCTGCTGGACCGGCCCGATTGCGATATGTCATTCTCGGGGCTGAAAACCGCCGTGCTGCGCACCCGCGACAAGGTCATTGAACAAAAGGGCGGGTTGAGCGTTCAGGATCAGGCCGATCTGGCCGCAGGGTTCCAAGCGGCTGTATCCGACGTGCTGGCCGAAAAGACCCGCCGCGCGTTGCGGAAATATCTGGATCACGCGCCTGACGTGCGGACCCTGTGCGTTGCGGGTGGTGTCGCTGCGAACAAGGCAATAGGCCACGGATTAGAGACTGTTTCACGTGAATTAGACTGCGCCTTTATCGCGCCGCCGCTGTCATTATGTACGGATAACGCCGCCATGATAGCCTTTGCCGCGATTGAACAAAGCCAGCTGCGCGGCCCCGATGATCTGACCCTGTCGGCCCGACCGCGCTGGCCGCTGGACACAAGCCAGCCCGCCATGTTGGGCAGTGGCAAAAAAGGAGCGAAAGCATGA
- a CDS encoding NAD(P)H-dependent glycerol-3-phosphate dehydrogenase, which yields MSIAVLGAGAFGTALAISLAGKGAVTLWARDAQGMGQSRENTARLPGCPLPEGLFVTEDLAEAAKAQTLLAAVPMQKLRGFLTENATALDGKIIVACCKGIELNTGLGPVAVIREVLPNATAAILTGPSFAADIARGLPTALTIACADKPTCAALQQSLTTANLRLYRTSDTVGAELGGALKNVVAIACGAAIGAGLGESARAAVMTRGFAEMQRLAAHHHADPVTLAGLSGFGDLTLTCTSTQSRNYRLGLALGRGEPFDSATTVEGAATARAVDTLAQDNGLDLPITAAVAGLVENRLDVASAMKALLTRPLKEE from the coding sequence ATGAGCATTGCTGTTCTTGGCGCAGGCGCCTTTGGCACCGCGTTGGCGATTTCTTTGGCTGGAAAGGGCGCGGTGACCCTGTGGGCAAGGGATGCGCAAGGCATGGGGCAAAGCCGAGAGAACACCGCCCGCCTGCCCGGTTGCCCGCTGCCCGAGGGGCTGTTCGTCACCGAGGATCTGGCAGAAGCCGCCAAGGCCCAGACCTTGCTGGCGGCGGTGCCGATGCAAAAGCTGCGTGGTTTTCTGACCGAGAACGCCACAGCGCTGGATGGCAAGATCATCGTCGCCTGCTGCAAGGGGATCGAACTGAACACCGGTCTAGGCCCTGTCGCCGTGATCCGCGAGGTGCTGCCGAATGCCACGGCTGCGATCCTCACCGGACCCAGCTTTGCCGCCGATATCGCAAGGGGGTTACCCACGGCGTTGACGATTGCCTGTGCCGACAAGCCTACCTGTGCGGCTCTACAACAGAGCCTAACAACGGCAAACCTGCGCCTTTATCGCACCTCTGACACTGTGGGTGCCGAACTGGGCGGGGCGCTCAAGAACGTCGTGGCGATCGCCTGCGGTGCCGCAATCGGGGCCGGTCTGGGCGAAAGCGCCCGCGCCGCCGTGATGACCCGCGGCTTTGCCGAGATGCAGCGGCTTGCCGCGCATCACCATGCCGATCCCGTGACGCTGGCGGGGCTTTCCGGCTTTGGCGATCTGACACTAACCTGTACATCGACCCAGTCGCGGAACTACCGTTTGGGGCTTGCCTTGGGCCGGGGGGAACCCTTTGACAGCGCCACCACCGTCGAAGGGGCGGCCACCGCGCGCGCCGTGGATACGCTGGCGCAAGACAACGGGCTGGACCTGCCGATCACCGCCGCCGTTGCAGGTCTGGTCGAGAACCGCTTAGATGTGGCAAGCGCGATGAAAGCGCTTTTGACCCGCCCCTTAAAGGAAGAATAA
- a CDS encoding COG4223 family protein, translating into MLFGGVIAGGIGFAVAEYDVLEQAGLRPADTTQSTLTDTLATQEARIKALEEAGPVAAPADDAALQEVQAQVADLATRVEALGNRPAAEAAAPVDTSGFEQELAALKSSVETQRDEIERLLDNALSVEEATAQAAQAATLQSALGRIVSAVTTGQPFEAEIAALQENGIQDIPAALADNAATGVVTGANLQDRFPDVARATLAAARAATPEADGGGIGGFFKQQLGARSVAPRDGDDADAILSRAEAAIRDGRLDEALAEVKALPPEAQDPMSDWLADAQARQDAQDAVQTLTQRLTAN; encoded by the coding sequence ATGCTCTTTGGCGGGGTCATCGCCGGCGGGATCGGCTTTGCCGTGGCGGAATATGATGTACTGGAACAAGCTGGCCTGCGCCCCGCAGATACCACGCAATCTACCCTGACAGATACGCTCGCCACGCAAGAGGCCCGGATCAAGGCGCTGGAAGAAGCCGGCCCCGTCGCAGCGCCCGCCGATGACGCAGCCCTGCAAGAGGTTCAAGCGCAGGTCGCTGATTTGGCGACACGTGTTGAAGCGCTTGGAAATCGTCCTGCGGCAGAGGCAGCAGCCCCCGTCGATACCTCGGGCTTTGAACAGGAACTGGCCGCGCTGAAATCCTCGGTCGAGACGCAGCGCGACGAAATCGAACGTTTGCTGGACAACGCGCTTAGTGTTGAAGAAGCGACCGCGCAGGCCGCACAGGCTGCGACGTTGCAGTCTGCTTTGGGACGGATCGTATCGGCTGTTACCACAGGCCAACCGTTTGAAGCCGAGATCGCAGCGCTTCAGGAAAATGGTATTCAGGACATTCCCGCCGCGCTTGCAGATAACGCCGCGACGGGTGTTGTCACGGGTGCCAACCTACAAGACCGCTTTCCCGATGTGGCCCGCGCGACGCTTGCAGCGGCACGTGCCGCGACCCCAGAGGCAGACGGCGGCGGTATTGGTGGCTTCTTTAAACAACAGTTGGGCGCGCGGTCGGTAGCACCCCGTGACGGGGACGACGCTGATGCCATTCTGTCCCGTGCCGAAGCTGCCATTCGCGACGGGCGCCTAGACGAGGCGCTGGCCGAGGTGAAAGCCCTGCCGCCAGAGGCCCAGGACCCCATGTCCGATTGGCTCGCCGATGCGCAAGCGCGGCAGGATGCCCAAGACGCTGTACAGACATTGACACAACGCCTGACGGCGAACTGA
- the ahcY gene encoding adenosylhomocysteinase, which produces MANDYIVKDISLAAFGRKELDIAETEMPGLMALRAEYGESKPLSGSRIVGSLHMTIQTAVLIETLVVLGADVRWASCNIFSTQDHAAAAIAEGGTPVFAIKGQSLEEHWDYLDKSFQFPEGPNLILDDGGDATLYILLGARAEAGEDVISVPTSEEEIAIKAQIKKRMAQSPGWFTKMRDQIKGVSEETTTGVHRLYDLVKQGQLPFPAINVNDSVTKSKFDNKYGCRESLVDGIRRATDVMMAGKVAVVCGYGDVGKGSAASLAGAGARVKVTEADPICALQAAMDGFEVILLEDVLDTADIFITTTGNKDVIRIEHMREMKDMAIVGNIGHFDNEIQVAALKNHKWTNIKEQVDMIEMPSGNRLILLSEGRLLNLGNATGHPSFVMSASFTNQVLAQIELWENTGKYENQVYILPKHLDEKVARLHLDRIGVKLTQLSSEQAAYIGVTPEGPFKPEHYRY; this is translated from the coding sequence ATGGCCAACGATTACATCGTTAAAGACATAAGCCTTGCCGCCTTTGGCCGCAAAGAACTTGATATTGCGGAAACCGAAATGCCCGGCCTGATGGCGCTGCGTGCCGAATATGGCGAAAGCAAACCGCTGTCCGGTTCACGCATCGTGGGCTCGCTGCACATGACGATCCAGACCGCCGTGCTGATCGAAACGCTGGTCGTGCTTGGTGCCGATGTGCGCTGGGCGTCCTGCAATATCTTCTCTACCCAAGACCACGCCGCTGCGGCCATCGCCGAAGGCGGCACGCCCGTGTTCGCGATTAAGGGTCAGTCGCTGGAGGAGCACTGGGACTATCTGGATAAATCCTTCCAGTTCCCCGAAGGCCCGAACCTGATTCTCGACGATGGTGGCGACGCTACGCTTTACATCCTGCTGGGTGCCCGTGCCGAAGCCGGCGAAGACGTGATCTCTGTCCCGACGTCGGAAGAAGAAATCGCGATTAAGGCACAGATCAAAAAGCGGATGGCGCAATCCCCCGGCTGGTTCACCAAAATGCGCGACCAGATCAAAGGCGTGTCTGAGGAAACCACCACAGGCGTGCACCGTCTGTACGATCTGGTGAAGCAAGGCCAGCTGCCCTTCCCCGCGATCAACGTGAACGACAGTGTCACCAAGTCGAAGTTCGACAATAAATACGGCTGCCGTGAATCGCTGGTCGATGGCATCCGCCGTGCCACCGACGTGATGATGGCCGGTAAGGTTGCCGTTGTTTGTGGCTATGGCGACGTTGGCAAAGGTTCTGCCGCATCGCTGGCCGGTGCCGGTGCCCGTGTGAAAGTGACCGAAGCCGACCCGATTTGCGCGCTGCAAGCCGCAATGGACGGGTTCGAGGTGATCCTGCTGGAAGACGTGCTCGACACCGCCGATATCTTTATCACCACCACCGGCAACAAAGACGTGATCCGCATCGAGCACATGCGCGAGATGAAGGACATGGCGATCGTCGGCAACATCGGCCACTTTGATAACGAAATTCAGGTCGCCGCGCTGAAGAACCACAAGTGGACCAACATCAAAGAACAGGTCGACATGATCGAGATGCCTTCGGGCAATCGTCTGATCCTGCTCTCCGAAGGGCGCCTATTGAACCTTGGCAATGCCACGGGTCATCCATCGTTCGTCATGTCCGCCTCGTTCACCAACCAGGTGTTGGCGCAGATCGAACTGTGGGAAAACACCGGTAAATACGAAAACCAGGTCTATATCCTGCCCAAGCATCTGGACGAGAAAGTCGCGCGTCTGCACCTTGATCGTATCGGTGTGAAGCTGACCCAATTGAGCAGCGAACAAGCCGCCTATATCGGCGTCACACCCGAAGGCCCGTTCAAGCCGGAACACTACCGCTACTAA
- a CDS encoding heme biosynthesis protein HemY, with protein sequence MLWSLIKIVVFVAVIAAITWGASFLLESSGGLQVTVMGTEYNFGPLQSVIAVVLLVVAVWILLKIFALLVAVWHFLNGDETALSRYFDRNRERKGYEALSEGLMALASGEGRLAMAKAAKADKYLERPDLTNLLIAQAAELAGDHRKAEETYRKLVTNERTRFVGVRGIMKQKLAEGDTETALKLAEKAFAIKPKHAETGDVLLKLQAEKEDWAGARQTLNTKLKNGQMPRDVHKRRDAVLALSEAKDIIAEGNSIEAREASIEANRLSPDLIPAAVMAAHGYIDQGKPKYAARVLKKAWSVQPHPDIAGAFAAIQPDETPKERLKRFTALTRVQPDHPETKMLLAELNIAAEDFPQARRSLGDLVETDPTARSVTLMAAIERGEGASDTVVKGWLARALTVSRGPQWICDNCHHIHANWKPICENCHSFDTLAWKTPPMSEVAMPGGVQMLPLIVGALEDNSGADAKPAVATRADIEDAELIDDAPAGAVDPAEEPVVQPEK encoded by the coding sequence ATGCTTTGGTCACTGATTAAGATCGTTGTGTTCGTTGCGGTGATTGCCGCCATCACTTGGGGCGCATCGTTCCTGCTGGAAAGCTCGGGCGGGTTGCAAGTGACTGTGATGGGCACCGAATACAACTTTGGCCCGCTGCAATCCGTGATCGCGGTGGTGCTGCTGGTTGTCGCCGTTTGGATCTTGCTCAAGATTTTTGCGCTGCTCGTTGCGGTTTGGCATTTCTTGAACGGGGACGAAACGGCGCTGTCGCGTTATTTCGACCGCAACCGCGAACGCAAGGGATACGAGGCCCTGTCCGAAGGGTTGATGGCGCTGGCCAGTGGCGAAGGGCGTTTGGCAATGGCCAAGGCCGCAAAGGCAGACAAATATCTTGAACGTCCTGACCTGACAAACTTGCTGATTGCGCAAGCTGCTGAACTGGCAGGTGACCACCGCAAGGCGGAAGAAACCTATCGCAAGCTGGTGACCAACGAACGCACCCGTTTCGTCGGTGTGCGCGGCATCATGAAGCAAAAACTGGCCGAAGGCGACACCGAGACAGCGTTGAAACTGGCCGAGAAAGCCTTTGCCATCAAACCGAAGCATGCGGAAACCGGCGATGTACTGCTTAAGCTCCAAGCAGAGAAGGAAGACTGGGCCGGCGCACGTCAAACGCTGAACACCAAGCTCAAGAACGGTCAGATGCCGCGTGATGTCCACAAGCGTCGAGACGCCGTGCTTGCCCTGTCCGAAGCGAAAGACATCATCGCCGAAGGCAACAGCATCGAAGCACGCGAAGCCTCGATCGAAGCGAACCGTCTGTCACCCGATCTGATCCCTGCGGCCGTGATGGCCGCGCATGGGTACATCGATCAGGGCAAACCGAAATACGCGGCCCGCGTGCTGAAAAAGGCATGGAGCGTGCAGCCGCATCCCGATATTGCCGGTGCTTTCGCCGCGATCCAGCCGGATGAAACGCCGAAAGAGCGGCTGAAACGCTTTACCGCGCTTACACGCGTGCAGCCGGACCATCCTGAAACTAAGATGCTGCTGGCAGAGCTGAACATCGCCGCCGAGGATTTCCCGCAGGCGCGCCGGTCTTTGGGCGATCTCGTCGAAACCGATCCGACGGCCCGCTCGGTCACCCTGATGGCCGCCATCGAACGGGGCGAAGGCGCGTCGGACACAGTCGTCAAAGGCTGGCTGGCACGGGCACTGACGGTGTCGCGCGGCCCGCAATGGATCTGTGACAACTGCCACCACATTCACGCAAACTGGAAACCGATCTGCGAAAACTGCCACAGCTTCGATACGCTGGCGTGGAAAACGCCGCCCATGTCCGAAGTCGCGATGCCCGGCGGCGTGCAGATGCTGCCACTGATTGTGGGCGCGCTGGAGGACAACTCCGGTGCCGATGCAAAGCCAGCCGTCGCCACACGCGCCGATATCGAGGATGCAGAGCTGATCGACGATGCGCCAGCAGGCGCGGTTGATCCGGCTGAAGAACCAGTCGTGCAACCCGAAAAATAG
- a CDS encoding EVE domain-containing protein produces the protein MAYWLFKSEPSAWGWQDQVAKGAAGEEWDGVRNYQARNFMREMAVGDLGFFYHSQGERAIVGIVEVCAAAHQDSSTQDARWECVDIKALRPFETPVTLDDIKADGRFDDMPLVKSPRLSVQPVTPEQWTAICAMGNTQS, from the coding sequence GTGGCCTACTGGCTGTTCAAATCCGAACCCTCGGCCTGGGGCTGGCAAGATCAGGTCGCCAAAGGCGCGGCGGGCGAGGAATGGGACGGCGTGCGCAACTATCAGGCGCGTAACTTTATGCGAGAGATGGCGGTCGGCGATCTGGGGTTCTTTTACCATTCGCAAGGGGAACGCGCGATTGTCGGCATTGTCGAAGTCTGTGCCGCAGCACATCAGGACAGTTCGACCCAGGATGCGCGGTGGGAATGTGTTGATATCAAAGCCCTGCGCCCGTTTGAGACACCTGTGACACTGGACGATATCAAGGCCGATGGCCGGTTCGACGATATGCCCTTGGTTAAAAGCCCGCGCCTGTCAGTGCAACCTGTCACGCCGGAACAATGGACCGCGATCTGCGCTATGGGGAACACCCAAAGCTAG
- a CDS encoding S-adenosyl-L-homocysteine hydrolase — protein sequence MKPVISALTIALGLGTVAAPALANDVCMPAQELKASLVDWYGETPVEGQDDSAVQIWASDNTGTWSAVRTLSNGMACVTAQGQNWMAGMNTDQMVVASAE from the coding sequence ATGAAACCTGTAATTTCCGCTCTCACAATCGCCCTTGGCCTCGGGACTGTTGCCGCGCCAGCGTTGGCCAACGATGTCTGTATGCCCGCGCAAGAGCTCAAGGCGTCACTGGTGGACTGGTACGGCGAAACACCGGTCGAAGGACAGGATGACAGCGCCGTTCAAATCTGGGCGTCGGACAATACTGGTACATGGTCTGCCGTGAGAACCCTGTCGAACGGGATGGCGTGCGTGACCGCACAGGGTCAAAACTGGATGGCGGGGATGAATACTGATCAAATGGTCGTCGCCTCGGCAGAGTAA
- a CDS encoding uroporphyrinogen-III synthase — protein sequence MTKPALILTRPSLACTRFAQSLSPKLLPRVTLVVSPLLQIEPVDTPVDLDGVGGVIFTSANGVMHGPDGDGVTAYCVGEITAEAATARGWRVQFHAPDAARLVPMLVQHGPATPLLHLRGTHQRGDVADKLTRAGLPTHVAVLYDQKAVQLTDAAQAALVGGAPAIVPLFSPRTAAQFADQVPDMANAIIIALSDAVAEALGPREVRQLLVAAEPTATSLRFTLETAVDWNRLA from the coding sequence ATGACAAAACCGGCGTTGATCCTGACCCGCCCTAGCTTGGCCTGCACCCGCTTTGCGCAAAGCCTGTCGCCCAAGCTGCTGCCCCGGGTAACGCTGGTGGTCAGTCCTTTGCTGCAGATCGAACCGGTTGATACGCCTGTTGACCTTGACGGGGTCGGTGGGGTGATTTTCACCTCGGCCAATGGCGTGATGCATGGGCCTGATGGGGACGGGGTCACGGCCTATTGTGTGGGCGAGATCACGGCAGAGGCCGCCACAGCACGCGGATGGCGGGTGCAATTTCACGCCCCGGATGCAGCGCGGTTGGTACCCATGCTGGTTCAACACGGCCCCGCGACGCCGCTGCTGCACCTGCGCGGCACCCACCAACGCGGGGATGTTGCCGATAAGCTGACGCGGGCCGGTCTGCCGACGCATGTTGCGGTGCTGTATGATCAAAAGGCGGTGCAGCTGACCGATGCCGCGCAAGCTGCACTGGTGGGCGGGGCTCCGGCCATCGTGCCGTTATTTTCCCCGCGCACCGCAGCCCAATTTGCCGATCAGGTGCCCGATATGGCGAATGCGATCATCATAGCCCTCAGCGATGCAGTGGCCGAGGCGTTGGGGCCCAGGGAGGTTCGACAATTGCTGGTCGCAGCTGAACCAACTGCCACGTCACTGCGTTTTACGCTTGAAACTGCGGTGGATTGGAACAGGTTAGCTTGA
- a CDS encoding DUF1045 domain-containing protein — MFKRYAIYYTPRPGDFAQRGAAWLGWDLQAGIPVEHPAIDDLDIAKLTDRPRKYGLHGTVKAPFELTKASTEAQLAEGVATFCKGQAPVQLDGLALSQIGRFLALVPQGDTTALGSLAATANVVLDAFRAPLSEAELTRKNAPYLTDQQRIYLKNYGYPHIMEYFRFHITLTGPLAPDQITPVKTALQHYLGTDIPAPFVIDSLTLCGEDSDGRFHEIERVALGG, encoded by the coding sequence ATGTTCAAGCGATATGCCATCTATTATACGCCGCGCCCGGGGGATTTTGCCCAGCGGGGTGCAGCGTGGTTGGGCTGGGACCTGCAGGCTGGGATACCTGTCGAGCATCCCGCCATTGACGATCTGGACATTGCCAAACTGACCGACCGGCCACGAAAATACGGGCTGCACGGCACAGTCAAAGCCCCGTTTGAGCTGACAAAGGCGTCGACCGAAGCGCAGCTCGCCGAGGGCGTTGCGACCTTTTGCAAAGGTCAGGCACCGGTACAGCTTGACGGGTTGGCGCTGTCGCAGATCGGGCGGTTTCTGGCGCTGGTGCCGCAGGGGGATACCACCGCGCTTGGCAGTCTTGCGGCCACGGCCAATGTCGTGCTGGATGCGTTCCGTGCCCCTTTGTCCGAGGCAGAGTTGACCCGCAAGAACGCGCCCTACCTCACCGACCAGCAGCGGATTTACCTTAAAAACTACGGATACCCGCATATTATGGAGTATTTCCGGTTTCACATCACCCTTACGGGCCCGCTAGCGCCCGATCAAATTACGCCCGTCAAAACGGCTCTGCAGCACTATTTAGGGACAGATATTCCCGCCCCCTTTGTCATCGACAGCCTGACCCTATGTGGTGAGGATTCCGATGGGCGTTTCCACGAAATTGAACGCGTTGCCCTTGGGGGATGA
- a CDS encoding c-type cytochrome: MKYLYSALLATVIAGPALADSHSMGDVEAGEKQFGKCKACHMIVDDAGETIQRGGKVGPNLFGIISKQAGTVEDYRYGDDLVAAGEAGLIWDEANMAEYLVNPTDFLRTTLDDKKARSKMSFRMRKGGEDVAAYLATFSPEAEAEADAPMAKDAEAEKTE; encoded by the coding sequence ATGAAATATCTTTATAGCGCACTACTCGCCACCGTGATCGCGGGTCCGGCACTGGCAGACAGCCACAGCATGGGCGACGTCGAAGCCGGCGAAAAGCAGTTCGGCAAATGCAAAGCCTGCCACATGATCGTCGACGACGCAGGCGAGACGATCCAGCGGGGCGGCAAGGTCGGTCCGAACCTTTTCGGGATCATCAGCAAGCAGGCGGGCACCGTCGAAGACTATCGCTATGGTGATGATTTGGTCGCTGCCGGCGAAGCAGGCCTGATCTGGGACGAGGCCAACATGGCCGAATATCTAGTCAATCCGACCGACTTCCTGCGCACCACGCTGGATGACAAAAAGGCGCGTTCGAAAATGTCGTTCAGAATGCGCAAAGGCGGCGAAGACGTCGCGGCCTATCTCGCAACTTTCTCGCCCGAAGCAGAAGCAGAAGCAGATGCGCCAATGGCCAAGGATGCCGAGGCCGAGAAAACTGAATAA